TTTCAGCTACATTCCTTCGATACCGCAGCAATTTGTAAAAACGTATTTCGAAGTACTAGACAAAGCTTTCGTCTTTCTACTCAGCAATTAACATAGAATCCAAACGTGAAATGATATGAACACCATCATTCCGATAGAGATAAGAGTGAGGCGTTCCTAAGGTGCTTGCAGTTGTCATGGATCTAAAACGATCCGCAATCTCTCATTTACTTTGAAACAAACCCGTTTGAGATTATAAAGCGATGCTGGTACACCGCTGATTTCAATTTCCGGCGTAGTCGCAGCGACACCGAcagccggcgcaccaattcaaAGTGCTGAAGCACTAATCCGACGACCTGAGACCTGCCTTACCCCATCTTATGAAAttctggcgctggcgcaccaatccaacgTTGTTGGATCCGTCTCACTGCTTTGTGGAATTTCGTGAGCGACACACACACGTTACAGAGTAGGCCCGTtactatatagcatgatgataTGATGGATATAACTACACTCGTAGTTCACGAGCATGACAGTGATTACCCCTCGTCACCGCCGCACCCTCGTCGTCCCTCCTACGGTCTGCGAAATAGCACCATTGTGCAATCCCGCTTCTACAAAAATGCGATCTGCTTCGAGCAATCGGACGAGAGTCCTTAACACGCCTACTACTGTTCGGCTGGGCAGCTTCTATTGCCTGTTTGAGTTTTCCCTGttggaaaacaaaagttgAACGACGAGTTCTTCgcgtttcatctttttctggatgattagGAGAAACTGCGTTTGATCACACTCTTCCTCATGAATTACACCCTCATCCTCATCTATTCATGGAAAACGATATACCAACAtcctcaatttcgtgatacccTGTCttcaaaatgcaaaattttgttGACGACTTTCAATAACTGATGTTTGTAACCATATAACTTGTTGATATGAGAGCTCTTTCAATAATTAATGTTTGTAAGCAATATACTTACATATAAATTAACTATCAAAAGAATTAATAAATTCCGAGAGCGGTAGACCGGTTCAGGTTTTGTATGTCATCACAGGAATCTAACAAAGAATACTAAAGAATTCACTGAACTGCGATGAGTGAGGCATTAATTTCACGAGATATTTCtgtatagaaaaaatttattatattctgTTATAgaggaatgagaaaaaagtgaatacagGGAGCAAATCGCAAGGAGCAAAACGTTCAAATGTCGGTTTAAAGTTGTACAACGTGGCCTAATTGCTGTCGAGAAGGTGTGATCCTTCCTCTACGAGGCGGTGCCCTTCTGCGGCTTGACGCTTCTTTTCCCGAAGCTCCCATTGCGCTAAATTTCTTTGGTGTTCTCTATGAAACATATACGcttcgaaataaaataaaatattagtttCAGAACAGCTTAATGGAATCCTTATTACCTAAGGATCATGTTGAGATCTCTTTGCTGCTGCTCCGTAAGTTCCATTATCCGCCCATCACGGATCACAATCAAGCTGCTTCCTCTAGCCGCCGCTTTCTGTTGTTGAGCTCCTTCTACGGCCGCACTCGGCAATTGTCGCACAGAAGGTGCAGAAGCTCTTCTTAGGGGCTGAAAACTCGCTCGTCCTACACTTTCTGTTCTTGATTCCAACGAATCGGGCGGGTCATGTCAGAGTTTAACGTATGTTACCTGCGGTCTCCTCAGTTGCACATTTCTGCCTCTCTCCACCTGCGCTTTTCTAGCAGCAGGTCCTCTTGCATGAGTGGCTTGCGTCCTCGGCACCACTACGTGGTTCAACACCTGAGATATGAAAATGGTACAACTTGCTCTGAACTTGCTCGTCATTTCACTTCATAGGTTTATTGGGCAGGAAATTCCCGTATTCTTCTACTGTAACTCCGAATTTATGGAGTAAACCATTCAcacatgtttattttataaaatagtTCCAGAACTGTTTTGAAATCCTGTCGGTGAAAGCAGGTAGGTGTTTCGCAAACGAATCAGttgattttgaatattttatttattggagATGATCTCGTTTTTATCAAATTGAGTCATAAACAAgttccgttttgtttttcattcacttctttAGGTGGCGCAATCAGTTGATTGTGACGCATTGGGCTTCTCTGGTAACTCTCTGTTTAAATTTTGTTCCAATACTGACTTGAAAATACCGTCATATAAGTCTGAAGGGCGACCTTCCCCCTCTGTTCGTCTTTCAAAGTCAAGTTTCCAGAACGTATTTTGAGACACCAATTTCTATGCGACCGATCTGTTATTACTCCATCACCTAATATACTGCATAATTTTGATCCACGGCGGCAGTACTTTTACCTGTTCTAAATTTCCAAAGCATCACATGTCGCAGgtgtattttttgattctccatTTTCGAGGTGACCAAAAAATGAACGTAACGCGCACAACACCAGATTGCTGCCTAAAGACTAACCAAAGCTCTGCCTGCGTAGCTATAACGAAAATCCCTTGTTTGGGTATCATATTGTATGCGCAGGCAATAACGGTATATACCATGTACCTAGCGGGAATTATTTACGACCCTGAGTAGGATTATCATGGAAAAGTGCCAGTGGTGTCGACTTGCATCTTCGtttattctttcttatatAAAGACTGCTCACAGTAACAAAGCCTGAGTACTGCGCATCGTTCGCAGAATATCCTTCTCTCGTAGGAAAATACCACATTCTCGAACTTAGCTTACCCTCGTACGTGTTTTGCAAAGAATATCGAGACTTATAATTTACGACTTTGAAATGGTCCCACTAGTTTGTCACAAAATGTCCCAAAATCATACTAGTACACAATATAGTACGAGCAAATGTCCGCACCTTCAAATTCGGCTGTTGTCGCTGAAGTTGTCTCGGTAAGGGTTTCATGTTCCGTGGTTTGGCGACGGGAGCGTTCTTCCTTGCAGGTGCAACTTTGCGCGCCTTCTGTTGCAAATCCGCCTTGCTCGTTTTTGCTGGTGGCAGTCTAGGCTTCGTCTCTGCTCTCATATTTGCTTTTGTCAATGGAATACTGTTCGCGGCTGGTTGAGGAGCTGGGCTTGCAAGATTTGGTCTTGCCTTCATGGTTACCTCTGTATCTTGTGCTTGAGTGGTACCAGCTTCTGCCTTTGACACTGGAGTCATGGGGTTTTCATTTGTCGTCATGAATGGCTTCGATGAGACGGAAGGCTGCTGTTCCGCTGGGTTCTCTTGAGTTTGTGTTGGAATAGTTCTCGCAGGCATTTCTGTTATCATAGGTGAAGCCATAACTTCTTTGAGGGCGGTTGGTTTCATCTTGCCTTCCATCATCTGTTTCATCTCAGGATGTAGGTCTGCAAGTTTTCGTCCTTGGACTGGAGCTACAATAGGTTTTGCGGTTGCAGTCGCATCAGTCTGCGACGTTGACCCCATAGATGTCAACGTACTTAATGAAGGGCTAGATGATTGTTCCATCTTCTCCGGAGTGGTGCCCATCGGAGTCATTGGGGATGCTTCTGTAATAAAATTGTTCATTTCAGTGGTATCATCGGCCGTGCTATCAGTCAATGTCAACGGCGTTATTGTGGAACTGAATTCCTCTTGAGGTTCACTTGTTGTTATCTCCCTCTTCTGCACTTGTGCCGTTGACACTTCCTTTCCCTCCAATGTCTTAGAATCACCATCTTGCTGGAAGGCTTTCGACAATTCACTGGATCGTTGCGCTGTAAAAGGAAAATGTAAATTATTAAATCTCttgtctttttctccttcgaaTCTTTTGCTTCGATTATCTTTTGGTCAATTAGGTAAATAAgtgtatttgttttctataGCTTATAATTATGAGAACTTTCTCAACTCTAAAGAGAGTACGTACGATCACTTTCGTGCAGTGCGGTTCTTACAACCTATTTATTAACCATGTGTAATGCGTTTGCATTTCATGCAAAGGCTGAAAAATCGAAACTGCTAATAAGGGAAGTCTGTCATTTCAGGATCTGATCCAGAGATAGTTGACATGTTTTTCAGGTGGATGGTGTGGTGGGGTTAGATGCAGATACATCGGTTCATTCCCTCCGTGACATCGACCAAACATCCGGAGCCAGACGATATACAACGCCCCGGCGTAGCTCGgtgaagatgtggttcaaccaACAATTTCTCTGTTAACTGGTCATTCCCGTATCATGAAAAACAACCACTGCGATTGAAAGTAAATTGGCAAACATCATTAGACATATGATATTGTATGTCCAAAAGCGAGGAATGGGAGTTGAACGTTTGAATCTGATGGATGGGGTGGGTGATTCTAGGGAGGGGAGATGAACAAGAATCGGAGGAAAATGGCATGAAGGAGCGATTAGCGAAGAGAACTGCTATATTTTCTTGTAGCCAGATCACACCGAAGAAAAAGGGCACCTATTTTTGCTCTTTATAGAATAGAAGCGAAATGTGTTCGCAAATTTCACATATGTGTCActgaaggcatcatcccacgaatctggggtggagcggatttcaggtggagagttcctatacggggtcgtatattatggagaggagggtgattctgtccatttcttcctaattgccgtaaaaaacagcccggaagatgcatcgcatgcgcaaggctggcgcgctccgatcgaactccttgtagaaaatagagcctcggaacgctcgaagtcgtatcttccgggccgtttttgcggcaattaggaagaaatggaaggaatcacccttttctccataatctacggctcCGTAcagacataacccacctgaaacccgcaccatcccagattcgtgcctgtgatgcctttaaactagtCAGTAACATGCGGAAGCTGAGGCTTGAGGacatattttgattttttcgtttaaGCACCAAAATAACTGACGCTTTCTTGCTTTAACAATTGGGTTCCAGAAGTTAAAACAATTCTCTTTTGCATTTGCTCCTTCATGTTATTCTCTCCTAATTCTTATTCATTCCTCTCCAGATTGTTAGAATCACTTATCCCGTGCTTATCAACGGCTTCATGAGATGGAAATGGTCACTTGAAAGAGTTTTAAGGTGCAATGTTTGGACATTGTTAATTGAAAAACACCCTCCTCAAGTTCTATGTTGTATGTGCGTACGCATTTCCTGTCGTCCGGATCCTGATGTTTGGTCGTAACACACGAAAAACACGTAGAAATGTAGGAAAACGACATCACTGATGGACCAGACTAAAAAGCGCGCGTAAGCGAACACAGCATACCATGCACTAGGCTACTAGTGCTGCTAGGCAAGTCCCTGGTCGGGTTCTTCATTAACTAGACTGCGTGGTTTACCTCACTTCTTGCGCCTTTTTACCCTATCCAAACCTCACATTTGCAGTTGATTTCCACGCCTGGCATACGCACGAAACATGAGCTTTGACATAATTACGGTCCCACCTCTGGACCAGATGCAGACAGACGTACCGTACCCGTGAAGACACTGCTAGCAGGTTTAGGTGGAGCAAGATTATGGCTAGTACAGAAAAAGTAAGCATGATAGACAGTAAATAGCAAGAAACAAGTTCCTCATATTGGATGGTGATTGCTATCGTATCTTACTTGCCGATTTTCTGCTACACAAATAGTTTGGATTTGGTccatagaaataataatgggATCTGTCAAGTTTTTGCTAGTCAAACGACTGATTTTTAGAGAAGATTCGCAATGTAACTCTCAAATGAGCAGATTCCTTTGTTCTTCGGAATTGTATCATTCCTAACTTTTTACTCTCATCTTCAGCGCAATCAGATCAGATGATTCGGCAACTGTTTGAAGTGTACCTTTGAGAGTTGAAGCAGCATTGAATCTTGGTAGAGCGGCCAGCAACGCCTTCTGACTCTCTGGCAAAGGTTCGTGGAACTGTCGCTCGTATAATCTTTGATAGGCGTTCAGCAATTCACGCAGTGACATTGAAGGCTGGAATCAGAGAATGTAGTGGAGACGGTACAGTTGATTTGTTACATTGATCTATACACAGTATTTCAAAGCGGTCctttaatatttatatacatTACGTTACATTAATATTCATCTACATTATTGTTTACAAGCAGCGGTGAGGCTACGTCAGAAATCACTCACTCAGTTGTTAATTACAGCTAACATTGTCAAGAACTGTATTATAACAGAAATGTTACGGTAAATAATAGCGCAGACTTATCGATGACGTTCTCTTTCTCTCATGCGTCTGGTGATATTCTGCGTCAGTCATCCTACATGGAATTTCCAAGGAATCGTTTTTAGAAGGATTTGTCAATCTACGCCTTTGCGAACTCCCATATTGCTATTCACAGCTGTTAGCCTGGTTCGATCCGTGTGTGAAATCACCTTGCACTGGAGAGCTCATGTCACTTGGCTCTCACTTAGTTTTTGACGATGAGTCGTTCGAATAACGAATCATATACGAACCAACGGTGTCTATTCATAAATAGCAGAAAAGGATCTGAATATGTGAATGCGCATATCTGTGAATGTTCAGTCACGAAGCGAAGCGCGGACAGACGACGCGACAAATAAAACGGGATCTTCCTTTTCAAGCACTCACTGCTAGGGGTCGCTTATGTGCCAACTTTGTTTTCAAACTTGTTCTTCTCAGTAGTTCTTATCTTTCGTCGGTCTAACCTCCGAGGATTTGCAACTCTTCGCCTCGAtcaacaacaaagaaatgtTAAAAACACCTAGAAACTGCGgagaaatattccagaaatttgcCATTTGTGCTTTATCAAATTCTAGCCTAGGTCTTAAGCATCAGTGGCCCCGGTTTCTGCAAATTACACAATATACATTTAGAATTTCCACAGAAATCGTACGTTACATCAttattgttcttatttttcaaaaatcttaatTAAATACTCTTAGGTAATTGTCCGCACAAGATCAAAGATGTACCAAGAGTAAATTCGGGAGTTCATCACGCTCACGATTCAGTTACTGGTGTAATTTTGTGAGGAAACAATATGttcgcagtaaaaaaaaagacgtatgaaaggaaaagtgaTTCAAGGGTTTGCTCAGAACACGAATACGCTAAAATAAGTTGCACTGTACTAGGGAAATTGACTTGATTATAACGGTTcaataaacttgaataaaaatattatgcACACCGATTGCGGAGCTCCAGCAGCAGTTGGCAGTCTGCAATGACCACAATTAGCGAGATTCGTCCTAAGGAAGCCGAAAGCGTACACCTACCCATCCTTCGCCGTGCACCGTCCGATCACGGACACGAAGACAGCCAAGCTCAGCAGAACCTTCATGGATCTGCAAATGTTTGTAAAGATACGCTAAAAATGGGACAAATCGCGTGCAGCGAAAGTGAGTGTATGAGCGGCTGGTAGGTGGGATGCTTGGATTCCTGCTTCTAAGTAGGTCATCAAATGAGTATTGTTACGGACGAAAACGGAAGCGTCCGTTAGAAGTCAATCGCACCAGTAGACAGCAAAGGAATATGCACGAGCGATGAATCGAGCACACTTACTGTCACACCGATTGTAACAGCAAAAGAATTCCGACACGAATGGCCGCCTTGAACGAGGCGCGCCTGAAATAATGAGGAGGATAGTAAGTGAGACGTCGGCGTGGCCATTTGAGGAGGTAAGCACATTGGTTAGGAGTGGCACATTTGAGGAGACATCAGCGAAGCAGCAGAAAACATAAACGGGTTCTGAACCGATACAATGTTTCAATGTGCCAACAATGAGAAACAGTGATTGCCTCCTCAAATTCCATTGGGTTTAGTCGTCCCGCCTTCGCTAAGGTACACGTCGATGTTATCAAAACTGCGTTACATGAACTCTTAGCAAAACGAAACCTTCAAGATAGGTAAAAGTAAAGTGTACGTAAAAAGGTTCTGTAGAGACGAGATTTATGGAAAGTTACAGTTTGGCAATTCCTATAAAAAGTATGTAACGAAAATTTGCTGTAGAAAGAAATTGTCATTTGCAGCGGAGCAGAACAGCAAAGAACTAAGTCATGGAAAGAGAAATAACAATCTAAACTATGACAACATGACTTTTTTGAGAAGCATGGGCGTTTATATAATCAGATGAAATTGAAGGGCCATGAAATAAGAacactaagaaaaagaagaggagagcTGAGGCAAAGACGAACTGTTATTGAGCTTCGCAAACTTTCGACGACCTTCAAACCTGTTCAGTTTTTCGCCTAACATTTCATATTAGGGAACCTATTCATTCATGGTAAGCTTGTGATGTATGTAGTAAACTCAAGGTTTTCTTGTACATGCATAAGTGTTTCCGGTTTATGAATCTTCCTTCGCTATGCTGTAGGTGGAAATGAGCCGAACTGATGGATAGTGACAGTGGATAcaatttttccatcaaaaaacGTGCGAATGAAGCCATTTAGCTGTGAAGATTAAATATCAGAATGAGTTGTCGAGAATGAGAGCACGAGTCCTCGTTTCGTTCCTGATATGGATAGAAGATGTAAGCACCTTGAAGGTAcatgaaacagaaatttcAGCCATGAAGACGTTGAAGACGTtgtggattcttaaaagaaaccctccgttaataataggaatgaatacTTGTTAACGAATGTGTTCTTGCCGCTTTTACCGCTCCGTAACCTATAACTGCCAGATGTTGTGTGTAGATCGAATAATCCACATCGGTCCACCTACACAGCAATACCCTTCCGTTGGTATAGTGGGCAGCGACGAGCGCGTGCTACCAGCGGCCGCACATCCGGTGGAGTCCTGACTATTTTCAGAGGAGACTATATTCACTACACATGGCTTCCGTTTTCACTATCTTGACGATTATAGAAACACTGACCACGAGCAGCGTggtacttttatttatttacttattcgcGTACACCAACAGTGCAccaaaggggaaaaaaacggagcACATTTGTCTGAAGTCAACACAACAAAACacttgacggaataaacgtGAGATTTTCCgacaaactgaaaaaaaaccggacTCGGCTTAGTCCTAGACGGCAAAAAAGCTGGAACTTTAGTTTAATAAAGATTCCATTAAAAAACCCCACGGGTACACTAATAGAAAACGTAAGCACTTTATGTTTTGAATCCTGCTTTAACTCCGGAAAAAAGCCAACTAGCTAGGATGTGTACTCCACTTAGGGTTTACAAGTGGAATGCCAAAAATACACATACGATGGTGTGAAGTAgagcaataaaaatgaagaacagcACTTAAAAGACACCGCTGCAAAAGTGAATGAGCAGGAAATGATTTCGATTACGCTGAAATTTCCTAGTTGCTTCGGTTGTAAAGTGGTCATTGGAGTGAAATCATCTACAGACTGAATCCACATTTACTGTATCTCACTACCGTCTGTGGAAGGTATCCAGTGGATTTTGGTTTTGGTAATGATGTTCTGATTTGTGATCGATACACACTAATATTGCACTGTCGAGTGTTTCTGATTTCGTTGCGCTCCATTATCGAAACCAGCAATTAGTTATCTCCAGTTACTTAACAAGCTTATGCAACcccatgtttttttccacgtGAGATTTGCCTGACTCCTCTCACTACTCCTAAATGGACCAGTTTTCGAAACACTCtagaaattcttttatttgaatGGATAGATGTGAAACGTTTACAGATGAAAAAATGAGTTAGCGCAGAAAGAATTCCGTCGAACTCAACTCGCAACTCGCTTTCTTCAtcattctcgtttttttttaaaggctaGACTTTGTAGGTTCATGTGGTGTTTCTCCTACGATGTTGTATGCAGATTTTCAACTAATAGACAATGTAGTCTGTGACCTCTGTTAAACAATTTCGTAGTCGTTTTCGAGTAGACTGGGGAATGCGGTCACAACATAACAAACATAATAAATTAACCAATTGACATACCTTACGGGAGTAACGACAAATGCCTTTTATAGATTTTAATATgatcattattatttgattttatagaTTTTAATATGATCATTATCATTTGACTATCTTGATTGAAAATCAttagaaaacttgaaaaatcatACCTCAatgatttttcaagttttctaaTGATTTTCAATCAAGATAGTCAAACGCATGGAACTAGTATCTGTTCGCACAATATCTCACTTAAAAGAGTAGGgatttctacaaaatttcaCGAACGGCTGATATCCCACGCAGTACACATATCAGACATCAATGTAGATCACAGCAAAAACTTCtcctcttacttttttttgctaaacgACAACGAAAACAACCAGCCTTGAACCTTATTATGGAATGAGGTAAGTGGTGCACTATTTGAgagatcaaaacaaaatttaccATACTGACGAGTTGGAGAAGCTCCTCAATCACGATTCCAAGGCACAACAAGAATTTCGGATCTAAATGGGCATGTGTTCCAAACATACGAACATAGCGATGGTCTCGACTTGATTCCAAAGTTCTAAGCAAGGTTAGTTATTTGTAAGATTATCTCCAAAGCAGCCATAAGGAAATATGCTTTTATTACAATGCATAGAAACCAATCTGTCCGCACTCATCGTGCTCCTATTATTACTAGTCGGCGTTTTATGCGTTGTAAAACACGAAAACGACATCATCCCTTCAGATGCATTCAACGCTTAGGTGGCATACCTATATTTTCAGATCAGGTCTAAAGGATCTGAAGGagtacaactttttttgccCTTCTTTAGCACCTGCCTAAACCCTGTTGATTTCGTTGTCGTTTAaccaaaaaaagtaagagagGGAGGTTTTGCTGTGACCCACGTAGCGGCGGTCTTATATGTGGATTTTTATGCGCGAATGTATAGCTAAACTAAGATTCTAACCATAAAAAATTGGTGTTGTAACTCCAACCAGTTTTCAAAGTGATATTTTTCCACAGCTATGATTTAGTGGACTGTCTTGAgcaaaaagtaacaaaattgTCATCATTACGCATGCGTTGAAGGTGAGGTTGAAGGATGATTGACAGTTTGGAGGAAACTAGAAACTTCAAGCGTGGAGCGCTCAAGAACACCTGAGTGCTTGGGATACGGGATCGTATTAAAGGTGGAACTGAATTGGTGAGATCAGTTCCAAGATAATTCTCACATTTCTACTACTCTCGAGGAGGTGAGCTAGATATTCCAATGAACTATGCAAACCCAACTGCACTACCTCACATATTCCTCCACTAGTATCATCCATGTTCTGTGGATATTGTCCAAATCAATGAATCTTAAAGAAGAGCGACTACTtcgaaatgttggaaaaagtGGTAACGAATATGTTGCAAGCTgttaaaacattttaaatatCCATATATCTTGAGTTTTTTCTAGCAGACACGGAGATAGCCAAAACCAGACCAAAACCGTACATTTTTGCTAAGTTGATGTGTCGTAATAGCCTGCCTTAATTAACCTGACAGCATCTTCTTCAATAAGATCGAAATCGCAAATGTTTTGCAGAACGAAGGGAGAGGGTCTAGAAAATGGCATCGCCTAAACTGAGGGAAGTGCGGGGAGCGGCAGATTCCAAATAGGCGAACAACGACCTTGCAACCTGCTGCAGCAAAAAACTGCAAGCCGCTACCACGTCTCgtcaagttttctttttgaatatcCTGCAGGGAAGTTAAAAGTCtgcattttgtttctttttcattccttttttttgttcgaaggCGGAAATAAGTTCGCGTGCGAGAAGACATCGTTGACGGTTCTCAGAGCTCAAAGGCAGCAACTATAGTTCACAAGCAGCAGCTCACAACCACAAGCAATTTCTAAAG
This is a stretch of genomic DNA from Necator americanus strain Aroian chromosome II, whole genome shotgun sequence. It encodes these proteins:
- a CDS encoding hypothetical protein (NECATOR_CHRII.G7497.T1), which produces MKVLLSLAVFVSVIGRCTAKDGLPTAAGAPQSPSMSLRELLNAYQRLYERQFHEPLPESQKALLAALPRFNAASTLKAQRSSELSKAFQQDGDSKTLEGKEVSTAQVQKREITTKASPMTPMGTTPEKMEQSSSPSLSTLTSMGSTSQTDATATAKPIVAPVQGRKLADLHPEMKQMMEGKMKPTALKEVMASPMITEMPARTIPTQTQENPAEQQPSVSSKPFMTTNENPMTPVSKAEAGTTQAQDTEVTMKARPNLASPAPQPAANSIPLTKANMRAETKPRLPPAKTSKADLQQKARKVAPARKNAPVAKPRNMKPLPRQLQRQQPNLKVLNHVVVPRTQATHARGPAARKAQVERGRNVQLRRPQPLRRASAPSVRQLPSAAVEGAQQQKAAARGSSLIVIRDGRIMELTEQQQRDLNMILSAMGASGKEASSRRRAPPRRGRITPSRQQLGHVVQL